In Belonocnema kinseyi isolate 2016_QV_RU_SX_M_011 chromosome 4, B_treatae_v1, whole genome shotgun sequence, a single window of DNA contains:
- the LOC117171437 gene encoding uncharacterized protein LOC117171437, producing the protein MKLVCNSYVYILMIVLTRGIWVIQCSTDFKVDELKKLSEKLDPIECLKLLDAVYQRTSFKQKMAMAEKIHKVVRRNFGNSWVTQENCLFQLENWQKNFPGKGNIKGREVLEEALRYLGRPDLARKIVPNRREFFLDHIINPENFFENNHQDMPRRYVHKNEKEIGEISKENHSEVTDHNKIKNKKPEMNYDIYWIILIAVIALIIMSICATGIFVIYRKNCNQCINGRFCQEWDLNRDGKKFCVCCCGKRNKRNRKSYSDVDMESGCSGRCSKCWLDPQRDNYEKSRSKQETICAQKPKKLKKKRKQSRTKEKIHKKEEKRASRNKSLEKETKSQTCKWNATSEPSQTDFKERQNKKDCKCLKCPSISEDQEETRLFKKTETACNDPLCSRYIFKNITDLSLSSETECVTTGRKGKKKEKSGWSSCDSSPRLKDKERAKEPKNKEKLFQYKSGSPCSRKTYEWRKIAMEKRHGKNSV; encoded by the exons ATGAAATTGGTATGTAACTCTTATGTTTATATCCTGATGATCGTTTTGACGAGG gGAATATGGGTGATTCAATGTTCAACCGATTTCAAAGTTGATGAACTGAAAAAACTATCCGAAAAATTGGATCCTATAGAATGTTTAAAACTATTGGATGCCGTATATCAGAGAACGAGCTTCAAGCAGAAAATGGCCATGgctgaaaaaatacataaagttgTTCGAAGGAATTTCGGAAACTCTTGGGTTACAcaagaaaattgtctttttcaattagaaaattggcaaaaaaatttCCCTG GAAAAGGAAACATTAAAGGCCGAGAAGTGTTGGAAGAAGCATTGAGATATTTGGGAAGACCCGATTTGGCAAGAAAAATTGTACCAAATCGAAGAGAATTTTTTCTCGACCATATcataaatcctgaaaatttttttgaaaataatcatcaGGATATGCCTAGACGATAtgtccacaaaaatgaaaaaga GATTGgagagatttcgaaagaaaatcaCTCTGAAGTTACagatcataataaaataaaaaataaaaaacccgaGATGAATTACGATATCTACTGGATTATTCTCATCGCTGTTATTGCTTTAATAATCATGTCTATTTGTGCAACTGGAATTTTCGTTATCTACAGGAAAAACTGTAATCAATGTATCAATGGTCGGTTTTG TCAAGAATGGGACTTGAATCgagatggaaaaaaattttgcgTTTGTTGCTGTGGTAAGCGGAATAAAAGGAACAGAAAATCTTATTCGGATGTAGACATGGAAAGTGGATGTTCGGGAAGATGTTCTAAGTGCTGGTTGGACCCGCAGAGAGACAACTACGAAAAGTCACGTTCAAAGCAAGAGACGATTTGCGCACAGAaacctaaaaagttgaaaaagaagAGAAAACAATCTAGAACGAAAGAGAAGATtcataaaaaggaggaaaaaagaGCCTCAAGAAACAAAAGTCTTGAGAAGGAAACGAAGTCTCAAACATGCAAGTGGAATGCTACTAGTGAACCCTCACAAACAGATTTCAAGGAAAGGCAAAACAAAAAAGACtgcaaatgtttaaaatgtcCCTCCATTAGTGAag ATCAGGAAGAAACCAGATTGTTCAAGAAAACAGAAACAGCCTGTAATGATCCTCTTTGtagcagatacatttttaagaatataactGACCTCAGTCTTTCTTCGGAGACAGAATGTGTTACTACAGGTAGAAAaggcaagaaaaaagaaaaaagcggATGGTCTTCCTGTGACTCTTCACCAAGATTGAAAGACAAAGAAAGAGCGAAAGAACCTAAAAACAAGGAGAAATTGTTCCAATACAAATCGGGCAGTCCATGTTCTAGAAAAACCTACGAGTGGAGGAAAATAGCCATGGAAAAGAGACACGGGAAAAATAGCGTGTAA